The candidate division Zixibacteria bacterium HGW-Zixibacteria-1 genome contains the following window.
GTCGATGTTAGGGAGAGGATATTGCAAAGCAAGATTGGCGATGAAAGGGCAGATAGCCATATTGTTGCCATTGCAATTGTATCAAGATGTCGTCTTATATGTACCCTTGATATTAGATTAACACAGCTTTTAAAAGATCGTTGCTTCTATCCAAAGGGTCAACGCATTCCCACCATATTTAATGGACGAAAATCAAAGCAAAATATGACCTTTAATAAATATATGACGGATTTATGCAAGCCAGCAACTCGATTAAATAAATCAAATCGTCGAAATCTGGAAAAATTCTGTTGTTAGATATAGCAATTCAGCATGGATGAAGTCTCCGTCAGGCAGGCGCGGCCCGGAGCTTCGCTCCGGGCTTCTTAAACCAAATTTTTCTACAAAAACTACATCACTTTGTTGTTAATTCCATCCGGGGGTATTATAGAGGAGTGTTTGATTGAAAAATATGTTCTTACACGTCGTTGCGAGCGAAGAGATGCGCCAAAGGCGCAGATCGAAGCGCTGCAATCATGCCACTTTTGGCATAAAGGCCATAATTTCGGCGAAATGCGACGAGATTGCCACGTCGTCCATCTTCGTCCGATGGCTCGACTTCACTCCTCGCAACGCCGATCATTGTAGCGGCCGACCCATGTGTCGACCCGTCGCTTGGAGAGTAGGAATATCGAAAATTTAAAAACGCAAAAACAAAGCCAATTCCGTGTAAATGCATGGTGCATTATTTAGTACAGTGAAATTTATTATAAAAACAAAGCCGTCTAAACATCAATTTGATGGTAATTTGGTAAGGCAGTACCATAGACCTGTTTATTTATGGAATCCCGTAGCATAGTTCCGGGATGCGCTGGGCCATGATGATTCCACAATCCGCCGAAGCGCATGGGGCACCCCGGCTTTCAAGATGTCGGGAGCACGAGGCTCCTGACCTACGAAAAACTAAGCCCGGACCGCTACGGGCAGTTCGGCGGCGGACCGCCTTTATATAGATATTTGATCAAATATAAAATATCGAGAATGTTGACACTGCCCGAGTTGTTGACATCCGCATTCTCCATGGCGGCGGGTGTGGACCCGCCCTTATAGAGATAATTGATTAGAAACGTGATATCAAGAAGCGTAATGGAGTTATCACCGTCGACATCGCCGCAAATACTGCTGCACCCCGCGAAAAAGGCACCCATGAGAGTATTGCAGCTGTTGTTGTCGGCCGCGCAGGGCGAAGCCGGGTCAAGACGAAAATCGCCGCCGCTCCGGTCGCAGAAAATCGGATCGGCCGTAATGTTGCCGTATGCGTCGCCGGCATACGGCGCCATAGTACCGGTGATCCAGTCGCCGCCAGGATTGCCGTATGAGTTGTTGCAGGTGCATTCGGCATCGACTACAAACGTAACCAGGAAACCGGCATTCAGGTTGAAAGCAAAAATATTTCCCGAGATAAACGATGCCGGCAGCATATCGCTGATCGCGCCTTCTTTCGGCGGCTCATAGTCATACAGCATCCCGCAGCCGTTTTCGACGATGGTATTGGTGTACATCTCAAGGTTGCCCGATGCAAACAGCTTGTAGTCCACCCCGCAGCCGCCATTGCCGCGAATAAGCGTACTGCAAATAGCGATATCGGCCTGCCATCGGACAAAGACGCCGTCACTGTCATTGTAGGATATATTGCAGTTAAACAGCTCCGGCCGCGAGTTAAACTCCGGCCCGCTGCCGACCTGAAGCCCAAAACCGCTGTTGTAAATAATGTCACAATTATAAATACTCGGCGAACCACCGTTGGTACAGCGCACACCATTACCATCATTTTCGATTACGATACAATTGCGTATAACCGGTGTTGCATTGTTGCATAAAATCGCGCCGCTGTCGGCATACATGGGCGAGTAAGCGCCCGTTATCGTAAATCCCTCCAAACGCGCCTGTTCGGTTTCGCCTTTATAAAACCCAACACCGAACCGTGGATTCAGAGCATTGGCTTCACAATCGATGATGGTCATCTCCGGACCCGATTCAGAGACGACAATAATACTCTTGCCCAGAAAATCCAGTTCCCGGTTGCCCGGCCCCATATAGGATCCGGCCGCGACCAGCACCGTATCGAAATCAGCCGAAAGATCGATAGCCGCCTGAATGGTGGGGGCATCGCCGGTTCCATCGGCCTTCACATATCGCTTGGTGGATGATTCACAGGCATCGCCTATGCCATCCTCGTCGGTGTCTTCCTGCAAATGATTAAATACCGACGGACAGTTATCGAATGCATCGGCCACACCATCGCCGTCATAGTCATCATACTGGCTGCAGCCGACACCGTATTTCCCGATCAGGACGCCGCACTGATTCAGCGGGTGCGCCGCTGCGCACGGCGAAAGGGCATCAATATCGAGACTGAGAAAGGTGGTGTCGCAGAACATCGGATCCAAGGACAGATTACCGTATTCATCGCCGGCGCCGTAATCGGTCCTGACCCAGTCGCCATTACCGTTTCCAAAAGAGTTACAGCACAGAATTTCATAATCGGAATAGCCGAAGTCGTTCTCGATTCCGATGCCGCTATTGTAGGCCGACAGGCAATAGGACAATGTCGATGTTCCCCGGTCAGCCTTTTCATTATCTTTTGGGGGCGTCCATTCGAAATAAAAGCCGTTCTGATTGTTATAGAAAGTACAGCCGCTGACATGGAACTCCACCGGCCAGAAAACGACTACCGCGCAATAGTTATTGTCTATCAGGACGCAGTCGGTCATTTCAAGAATGTGACTGCCCCAACCGTTTGCCAGTATTCCATAATTGTTGCCGTCGAATAGCGACCCGGTAATCCGGACCGATGCCTCGCTGACTTCGAGCCCGAATAGCCCGTTGTCAATAAATCTGCAGTTGCTTACTTCAATGATTCTCGTCGAATCATTGATATAACCTATCAGCCCTGCCTGGGCATTGCCTGTTATCAGGCAGTTGCGGACCGTTATTGCAGCTCCGCTCATATAAACGGCCGCCCGGCCTATAAAACTACCGTCGTCCCAGTACGCCCCCGTGATGGTGAACCCGTCGATAACCGCCGTCGTATCCTCCCCGCTGTGAAGATAAAAGGCGCGATGCTGATCGGGATCGCTGCCCTCGCAGTCAATCACGGTTACATTCGCGCCGTCTTCCGATACCAGGACAATATTTTTGCCGTTGAAATCGAGATCACGGTTGCCGTCGCCGGTATATGTCCCCGCCGCCACCAGCACCGTGTCGAACGTCACGGACGAATCGATGGCCGCCTGAATCGTCGGGGCGTCGCCGCTGCCATCCGCCTTGACATACCATACTCGCGGAAGAACATCGCAACTGTCGCCAATGCCATCACCATCAAGATCCTCCTGGGCCGGATTGAAAACCGACGCACAGTTGTCGATCTCATCCGGGACACCATCCAGATCACTGTCGGTTACATACTGACAGTTTGTGCCGTAGGCGCCTATGAGGACGCCGCACGGATTATAGGGATGTCCCGCCGCGCAGGGCGAAAGTTCATCGATATAACAATTCATTGCGGCCGTATCGCAAAAATATGGATTCAGCGAAAAATTGTTAAAATCCGGATCCAGCTCGGTCGTCCCATGAAAATCCCCGCCCGGATTGCCATAGGCGTCACAGCATTGCAAATCCCCGTAGCTCCATTCATAATCGATACCATAATTCTGATTGAAGGCAAAAAGGCAATTTGTAATCATGCCGAATCTGTTTCCCGTTTCTCCCTTGGGTGGATCATCCATGAGCTTCATACCACTCAGATTGCCGACAAAGGTGCAGTTGTTGATCGTCTGTGATCCATAAAAGCCATGCAGAAAATTGAGCCCATACCCGCCGTTGCCGTACATCAGGCAATTATCCATATCGAGAAACGAGGGCCCGCCTGCGTGGACGCCGTTATTGACATTGAATATCATCTGCGAGTTACTGATATACCCGCTGCCGTAAATAGTTATACCTTCAAGGTTGTATGAAAAAACACAATCCTCGATTACAACATATTCCGGCCAGGATGCACTGATTATACCGGAGCAGACATTTTCTGTGACAATACAATTCCGCATCGTCACATGAGCCCCGGTGACATAAACAGCGGCATAATCATCGAAGGCATTCGTGATCGTGAAACCCTCGATGACGGCGGCATCTTCTTCCCCCTCATGAAGATAAAACGCCCGATGATTTTCCATTTCGGTGCCGCCGCAGTCGATTATCGTCAATTCCGGCCCCTGATCGCCCAGCAAAATCACATTTTTCCCGAGAAACTCCAGATCGCGGTTGCCATCGCCGGAATAGGTTCCCGCAGCAACCAGCACCGTGTCGCCGCTCATGGCGCCGTCGATGCCGAGCTGAATGTTACTTGAGTCTCCCGGAACATTGATAAGCCCGGATAGGGCAGTAAACGGGACCAAAAAGATAAGCCCCAGGACAATTGCAAGTGTTTTGATTGCGGCCATTTTTTATCCCTCCGGCAAAATGGTAAGCGAGAACACGATCGGTTCTTTCGATTGATCCGGAACTTATTATATATAATATATGATTTACTCGATATCTGTCAACATATGAGCCATCTGAGCCCAAAAATAATACGCATCCAGATAAAGGGCAATTTTGGAATTTTTGTTATCCCCTCTGGAGAAAGTTATCCGATGACTACGAACGCTAGAAGGATACGAAATATAAACGCGTCAAGGGATGGAATATAGCTGTTGTATTGAGGCCTGTTGCCACCGAAGGGCGGGTCTTAAAACCCGCCCCGGCATGGATGATTTTATAGTAATAGTATTTATTTAACCTGATATACTCTATCGGTTAAAGCGGCCGATGAATTCCTCGACCTCGGGGATACCGCCCTGCATGATCAGGTAACCGTCGAATGGCTCGCGGGGAGTGATTTCGCCCGCGATCGGGGTCAGCATCATTTTCCTGACCTCGGCCGGATCGGTCGTCTGCGCCAGCACCCAGCCCAGTTTGGTATAGGCCGCTTCGGGAAGCATGTTCTCACCGGGGATGACGCCCAGTTCCATCATGTCGCGCCCGGTGTCGTAAACGTACATCTGCACATAGCCCCAGAGTGTCTGCACCGTCATGTAAAGCGCGATACCTTTTTCATGGGCCTTTTTTAACGCCGGATAAAGCGGTTTATTGACATGCCCCAAACCGGTTCCGGCAATGACTATCCCCTTGTAGCCGTTGTCGATCAGCGCTTCGATGATATCGGGCTGCATGTTGGGGTAATAATAGACGATGGTCACTTTCTCTTCAAAAACCGCCTTGACATCGACATTGCGGTCGTCGCGACGGCGCTTGTAATCGGTTTTGATCGGCGTGAATTTCTCAGGCGTAACCGTGGCAATCGGAGTGTCGCCGACGGTGCGGAAAGTGGAGCGGTAGGACGAATGCATCTTGCGGACACGGGTCCCCCGGTGCAGCAGGTTGTACTCATCGGAGGTCGGCCCGAACATGCACACCATCACTTCGGCGATATCGGAATGTCCGGCGGTGAAAGCGGCACAGCGAAGATTGAAGGCGGCATCGGACGACGGCCGGTCGGAGGAACGCTGCGAACCGACCATGACGATCGGCACCGGGCTGTTCTGCACCATGTAGGACAGCACCGACGCGGTATGATGCATGGTGTCGGTTCCATGGCCGATGACGATACCATGGACGCCGTTGCGGATCTGCCGGCCGATTTCCTCGGCCAGGGCCTTCCATTGTTCCGGACCCATATTCTCGGAAAAGACGCCGAACAATTTCAGCGTTTCGAGATTGCAGATATCGGCCAGTTCCGGCACGGCGCCATAAAGTTCGCCCGGTGTGAAAGCCGGAATGACGGCGCCGGTGCGGTAATCGAGCCGCGAGGCGATGGTTCCGCCGGTTCCGAGAAGGGTCACGCTTGGTTTATTATCCGAGAATGGAAAGGCTTTTTCGGGAATCTTGTAAATCGCTTCCTTGAAGCTGGTTTCCTTGATTTCGGTGATACGGTCGGCCCGGATACCGATATTGTAGCCGGTTTTCAGTTTCAGGACAATATGGTCACCGTCGGCGGTTTCAGAGCGGGGCAAAATAACGCCCTCGAAATTGCCCTTGTCGGTTTTGAGGACCACACTGGCCCAGACACGTCCCCCCAGCGACTGAAGAACCTCTTTGGCCCGGCCTTTATATCCCTTAAATGCAGCGTCATTCATCTTATTTATCTCTTCTCCAAATTCAATTTTTGATAAATGAAAGGTAAAAAGCAGGAGAAGTCAAGTGGAGAAGTTCAGGAAGCAGCGTTGCGACGATAAAGGACAAAGCTTATCATCTTTTCTATTGCGCGATTCCTCCTGAATCGCTATTTTTCCTTAAGCCGGGAATTCAACCACGGAATTTATATTGATCCCGGTCATCATGCCTCGTTTTTTTATTAATCGGAAGGGCCAGTGTTTGTCGGAAGAGAGGTAAGTATTTATGACTGAAAAAATGCAGATCGGTCTGGATGTGGAATCCATCATGAAAAAGGCTGTTGAGGCAGCCGCTAAATTCAGACAATTCGATCAGGGGCAAACCGACAAGGTTGTCCGGGCGGTATATGAGGCCGGGTTCAACAATCGGGTTCATCTGGCCAAACTGGCCTGCAAGGAAACAAGACTGGGTGTCTGGCAGGACAAGGTCATTAAAAATGTCATTGCCACCCGTTTTGTATATGAAGACATCAAAAATTTGAAGACGGTCGGCGTCATATCGGAGAATAACGAAAACGGCATTATCGAAATCGCTCAGCCGATTGGGCCCATTTTTGCGGTGACGCCGGTGACCAACCCGACCTCGACGGTTCTATTCAAGATCCTTATTTCCCTTAAATCAAGGAATCCCATTATCATCCGTCCCCACGGGGCGGCCCGGAAGTGCTCCATTGAAGCGGCCCGGATATGTTACGAAGCGGCCATCGAGGCGGGCGCCCCGGAACATTGTGTGCAGTGGATTAAAAGTTCCACCGAGGAAGAAACGCTGGCCCTGATGAGTCATAAGAAGACCGCCATGGTGCTGGCCACGGGCTCGATGGCCCTGGTCAGGGCGGCATATAGTTCGGGGAATCCGGCGATCGGAATCGGCCCGGGGAATGTACCGGTATTTATCGGCAAGACGGCTGATGTTCCTTTCGCCGTGGAGCAGATCTTCAATTCCAAGACATTCGACAACGGAACAGTGTGCGCCAGCGAGCAGGCACTCGTGGTCAGAAAATGTCATGTCGAGGAGATGATTAAGGAGCTGAAAAAGCGGGGGGCGTATTTTCTTTCAAAAGAGGAAATTGCCAAGCTCGAACCGGTTGCCTTCAACACAACCACCAGAACCATGCGGCCGGAAGTAATCGGCCAGCCGGCCACGGTTATCGCGAAGATGGCTGGAATCGATGCGCCTGAAGGGACCACGCTGTTAATTGCCATGCTCGAGGAAGTCGGTTTGCAGTCGCCGCTTTCGCTGGAAATACTGGCGCCGATATTGGCATTCTATGTGGCCGATGGTATCGATCAGGCAATTGATTTATGCCGGAAGATCAATCATAACGGCGGGCTGGGGCATACTATCAGCATCTTTTCCAACAATGAAGAAAGAATTTTATATTTTGCCACGGTCATGAATGCCGGAAGAATACTGGTCAATACGCCGGCCTCACAGGGAGCCCTGGGCGGTTCGTATAATGCCCTGCAGCCGTCGATGACCCTCGGCTGCGGGACCGGAGGCAAGAATATTACGACCGATAATATCTCGGCAAAACACCTGCTCAATATTCAGCGCATCGCCAAACGGCAGGTGAGCGAATGTATCAAAACGGAAAACATGAGTCTTTATTTCGATGAGTCGATCAGCGCATCGAAATTCGAAGAAAGATGCCTTGAAAATAATATAAAAAAGGCGACATCCTGAGTATTTCGACATCCTTCCAAAGTAAAATACCGGCAATGAGATCATTGCCGGTATCGATTAACTGAATAACTTGTTCAATAATCCTGAATTATCAATTCTAAGCATTCATTACACCCAGCGGCAGCACTGTTTTTCCATACACTTCATTAAGGACCTGTGCTATAGCGGTATAAAAAGCCGAAAGGCCGCAAATGATTCCTTCAAAACCGGCCAGGCGGGTGATGGAGGCATTCCCCGTGGCATCACCGAGCGCCAGCAGCCAGAAGAGAATTGTCAGTGTCGCAAACACGAATTGAAGAGCGCGGTTGAGTTTCAGGGTCCCGATAAACATGCAGCAGGTGAAAAAGCCCCAGATAAACAGGTATGCGGCCATGGCTCCTTTGGTCGGGCCGTCGCCCCAACCCATTTTGGGTAATACGAGAAGCGCCACCAGGGTCAGCCAGAAAAGGCCATAGGAAGTAAAGGCAGTAGTACCAAAGGTATTCTTTTTCTTCCATTCCATAACACCGGCAATAATCTGCGCGATGCCGCCGTAAAAAATTCCCATGCCGAGGATCATGGTATCAAGCCCAAAGAAACCGGCATTGTGAAGATTCAGGAGTACGGTCGTCATGCCGAAGCCAAGAAGCCCCAGTGGAGCCGGGTTGGCGGTGCTATCTTTGATTTCAGTAACAGTATGCATGGTCCCTCTCAGAAAATCAAATGTTTGACAGCAAAACTAATTCAAAAGTGAATTTGAAAATAAGCAAATGCCGGAGAATCTGCAAGGCAAATCGATTTATCGACCCCGATATCAGTACCAATTTAGGAGAGATAAAAAAGGACAAAAAGACATTTGGTTTAATGCAGCAGCGGGCTTATAATTCTCATAAATTAAGTCGCGTTAACCGGCAATGGCTTTAAATGCCCGACGCGTATGATATTCTGAATGTTATTAACAGGAGTTTTTTTCAGGGAGTGCATATGCCCCGTTTGGTTTGTTTAATGGCAGTGATATTTCTGGTGGCGGCTTTTTCGGACAGGGCCGAAGCCTCATTCAATGATTCCGGCTGGACCGTTTTGTATCAGGAAAATTTCGATACCGATTTCGAGGCCTCCGACGGGCAGACATTCGGGACCGACGATTGGCTGGTGTTCCAGCTTCTGAACGGCGGTGCGATTACGGTGGCGAATGGTTATGCCTGGCTCAATGCGCCCGATTTCTGGAATGCGGCCCTGATCAGAAGTGTCGGGCATCTTCCGAATGAATACAAAGTTAGAACCAAAATCGGATATATAAATTACGACTTGACCAATTATGAGCAAGCCGATTATGATAACCCGGCTTTCGATAGTCATGGCGGTTACTATGAAAACGGAATGTATTTTCTGACCATCACCGATGACACCTGTTCGGGAAACGAGTGCGCCGAACAATGGTGGCATTATCACCGCAAGATGGTCATCGATGTGGATAACCATATCAATTACGGCGGCGGCGGACAGACTTTTCACCCGGTTTACATGGTTTATATGGCGCCGGAAACCAACAGCGGCGGCAATCTCCTGAGAACCTGGACCGGCACATATTGGGATACATCGGACTGGAACTGGAACGTGGCTTATACTTACGCCTACAACAGCTGGTATTATGCCGAACTGGAGAAGAAAAACGGCCAGATTATTCTGAGATTATATGATGGCAACCAGAATATATTAAAAGAGACGACGCCGGTTAATCTGGATCTGGTTTTTGCCATGGATGTCGGCGAGTTCCTGTATTTGGGCGAGCCGCACACCGATGATTATGAAGGCGATGTCCGCATCGATGAAATCACGCTTCTGGTCCCGGAAAGCGGCCCTGGGTATATTTGCGGTGACGCCAACGGCAATGGAGCCCTGAATATCCTCGATATCATTTATATAATACACTATCTGTATAACGGCGGACCGGCGCCGGTTCCGCCGGAATCAGCCGACACCGACGGCAGCGGGACGCTTAATATTCTGGATATTACTTATCTGATTGCCTATCTCTACCGGGGCGGCCCGGCCCCGATTTGCTCCTGATTTTAGGCAGGTGGTCGATTATGCGGTGGATGGCCGGAACTCAAATTGACATTTCCAGGTCCAGAGCTTGAAATTAAGTCCTTGATTTGACGTTAAGGCATTAATCTGCAATAAGTTTGCATGGGAAGTGAGAATATTATTTTCAATTGCTTGACAAAGGCGATAAGTTATATTTATAAGGGTTTTTGATCGCGGGGTGGAGTCCGCCGCGGCGGAGTAACTCGTCGGCATTTCAATCACAGCAGGTTCAGTGGGATCCCAGAGTAATGTATATTGTTTATGTTATCAAATCGGCGTCAGGCCGCAGATATACGGGACACACGAGCGATCTTGAAAGGCGCCTGATTGAACATAATAGCGGCATGTGCAGGACGACCAAGGGCGAATCGACCTGGAAGGTTGCCTATACCGAGGAATATGCGACGCGCTCGGATGCGATGAAACGCGAAAAGTGGCTCAAAAGCGGCCGAGGGCGTGATTTTCTGGAATCGATTTTGGATAAGACTATTTCCCGCAATAATTTTACTTGAGGCTTAAGAATATTATTTTCAATTGCTTGACAAAGCCATTAAAATTTATATATTGGGACTCTTGATCGCGGGGTGGAGTCCGCCGTGGCGGAGTAGATCGTCGGACACATCTTCGGGATCACCAAAAAATTTATTTTGATCGCGGGGTGGAGTCCGCCGTGGCGGAGTAGATCGTCGGGCACATCTTCGGGATCACCAAAAAATTTATTTTGATCGCGGGGTGGAGCCCGCCGTGGCGGAGTAGCTCGTCGGGCTCATCTTCGGGATCACCAAAAATTTAATTTTGATCGCGGGGTGGAGCAGTCCGGTAGCTCGTCGGGCTCATAACCCGAAGGTCAGGGGTTCAAATCCCCTCCCCGCTACCAAAAACATTATCCTACAATCAGTTACAAGAACACTCAAAATTCTATTGCCTTAAGGCTGGGTGCCCGAAGGTCAAAGAGGTTTTATCTGTTGTTTTCTGTTAGTTGTTGCGAGTAGCAAGAATTCATCAAACTAATATGCCCTTTTTAAGCTAGAATCCAAAGGCGACTTGAAATATAGCAGCATCTTCTGCCTCTTTATTGGCTTGGTATTCAAGTCTTAGTTCAATTATATCATTAATATTATGACCAAGTCCGGTGCTAGTCCGGGCAATATCAGCGCTTTTTTGATCCGGACGGAATTCATCATATCGTCCGATTAAGTACCAACTTCCGATACCATAGAAACCCTGTAGGTAGAAGCCATCATTGGTGAAATTTGAATTATCGTCCGACTCAAACCGATGAGCAATATACTCTCCTTTGAATTTGAAGTTTTCAATCGAAACCTGAATATCTACCCCGGCAAGAAGCATATCATGGGTCTGGTCCAAACCGTAAATCCTTGCTAAGGAACCACCCAGTTCAAACGATCCATTCAGAATAAGACCAAGACGTCCTCCAATAGCAAGATCGTTATGAGTTTCCAATTCCTCGCCAGAAGGATCAGTACCTTCATAGCTAAAGCCATTTGCAACAAAAACTGTGACGTTACCCCAGGTCGCTTCGGTTGAAGCATATCCACCAATGTCATTCCACGAGTCGTGTGTATTCTCTATCACCAGTGGCGAGGAGATAAGCTTGCGGTCGATGGAGGGATATACATGCCAGTCTATTCCGAACGGCACATCATGCTGGCCTCCGCCAATCGTAAAATTGTTGATTCCCAGAAACGAGGGTCTGGATTCACTGACCGACCACGCGTTGTAGTCTGCGGTGAAGGCGCCGATGGTGAAGCTACCTTCATCGTATGCTATAGCCAAAGCGATCGCAAAGCGATCGGTCAACTCAGACTCAAGGTCAACCTCGGCCTGGCCAATATCGAAGGTGCTACCATCGTTATTGTCCTGAAAGGTGGTCAGCAGGTCACCGAAACCCATGATCTGTAGAGTCGTTGACTCATTGATGGCAATTTCAGTAGGCCGTGGCCCCGCAGGAACGGTAGGGGTCGTATCCTGGGCGTTGGCAAGTGTTGCCAGTGCCAGAACCAGAATGAGACCTGTTATTAGCATTCTCATGAACATATCGTTATCCTTTCATCTATCATTTATCTTCAAAAGAGTAGTTTTGTTTTCACATTTATCTAATATGGGACAGGGGCCGCTACAGGTGCAACCACTCTTCTTACCGGATGTAGTCAGGTAGATCGATCTGGCTATTAACGCTATGGCGGAGCCTACGATTCCAATGACAATGACTATTTCCATCATAACACCTCCTTAAATCCCAATTCCAAAGAGTGAACCGAGCTGGAAGGTGGCTACAGTCACAACCCAAGCCAAAGCGGTCAATCCGCCGAGTTGGAACAGAGCCCACTTCCATGAGTTACTTTCCCTTTTGGTTATCGCGATTGTCGCCATGCAAGGAGCGCTAATAAGCGTGAAGAGCATAATGCAGAACGCCACCAGAGGACTGTAATTGGCGGCTAATTTCCCGCGTAGAGCGTCTGATTCCTCATCAGCCTCACCAACCGCGTACACAATACCCATCTGCGCAACAAACACTTCTTTTGCTGCGAAGGAGCCGATCAGGGCAGTACCAATTCTCCAGTCGAACCCCATGGGGCTGATGATTGGCTCCAGCCAATGCCCAATTCTACCGGCGACCGTATAAGCCATCTCTTCTGCCTGCTGTACTTGAGCAAGAGACTCCAACTTCTCATCGAGAATAGCCTGGGCTATTTCCGGTTCCGCATTAGGCATTTGTACTGCAACCTCATATTCGGTTGTTGCTTGTGTGGAGGCGGCCTCATAATCCTGATCGAAGACCACTTTCTGGGGATAGGATGTCAGAGCCCAGAGTACGATTGACACGCCGAGAATGATAGTACCAGCTTTTTTAAGATAGAGCCAGCCTCGCCCCCACATGTGAATTAAGACTCCCTTGAGTGTAGGCATTCGATACGGCGGCAACTCCATCACAAAGGGTGTCGATTTGCCCTTAAATACAGTTGATCGGAGAAGCTTGGCCGATACGATAGCCAGGAGAATACCGATGACGTAAATAGTCCACAACATGGCTCCATGCCACATCTGTGGGAAGAAGGCGGGAATTATCAGGGCGTAAATCGGCAGACGTGCACCACAACTCATTAAAGGAGCCACCATCATAGTTGTGAGTCGATCTCGTCGGTTCTCCAGAGTCCGAGTGGCCATGATCGCCGGAATAGTGCAACCAAAACCAATGAGCATTGGAATGAAGCTCTTGCCGTGAAGACCAATCTTGTGCATGAGCCGATCCATGATAAAGGCGGTTCGTGCCATGTAACCTGAATCCTCGAGAATAGCGATAGCCAGGAAAAGCAGGAGAATATTCGGAAGGAAAACTACCACACCGCCTACACCGCAAATGATGCCATCCAGCAGGAGCGACCTAAGAGCACTGTCGGAACCGACCGGCCACCAGGATTCAACCGTTCCGCCAAGCCAACCGAACAACTCTTCGATCCACCCCATCATCGGATCGCCCACAGTAAAAGTCAGGTGGAAGACTGCATACATCAACCCCAGAAAGAGTGGCAACCCCAGAACACGATTGGTTACTACGCTGTCAATTTTATCTGAAGTTGTCTTTCTC
Protein-coding sequences here:
- a CDS encoding Glu-tRNA(Gln) amidotransferase GatDE subunit D, with amino-acid sequence MNDAAFKGYKGRAKEVLQSLGGRVWASVVLKTDKGNFEGVILPRSETADGDHIVLKLKTGYNIGIRADRITEIKETSFKEAIYKIPEKAFPFSDNKPSVTLLGTGGTIASRLDYRTGAVIPAFTPGELYGAVPELADICNLETLKLFGVFSENMGPEQWKALAEEIGRQIRNGVHGIVIGHGTDTMHHTASVLSYMVQNSPVPIVMVGSQRSSDRPSSDAAFNLRCAAFTAGHSDIAEVMVCMFGPTSDEYNLLHRGTRVRKMHSSYRSTFRTVGDTPIATVTPEKFTPIKTDYKRRRDDRNVDVKAVFEEKVTIVYYYPNMQPDIIEALIDNGYKGIVIAGTGLGHVNKPLYPALKKAHEKGIALYMTVQTLWGYVQMYVYDTGRDMMELGVIPGENMLPEAAYTKLGWVLAQTTDPAEVRKMMLTPIAGEITPREPFDGYLIMQGGIPEVEEFIGRFNR
- a CDS encoding endonuclease, whose protein sequence is MYIVYVIKSASGRRYTGHTSDLERRLIEHNSGMCRTTKGESTWKVAYTEEYATRSDAMKREKWLKSGRGRDFLESILDKTISRNNFT
- the feoB gene encoding ferrous iron transport protein B, with translation MTRKKIKVALSGNPNSGKTTVFNAITGAHQHVGNYPGVTVEKKSGTRRFQNHELEVVDLPGVYSLTPHSLEEEVARNFLVEEKPDVVIDIIDSSNLERNLYLAVQLMEMGVPLVLAFNMSDVSASRGVRFDLDQISQLFGVPIVSTVGHRNKGIEELLSTSVKTALESNGNRTTSISYGKEIDRELQKLQEIVVSENGTFSGHHRRWLAIKLLEGDSEVLNLAGNQNLRNAAGLHKEVEQSKNRLESIMGDHPEILIADQRYGYISGVLKETVSSTIEQRKTTSDKIDSVVTNRVLGLPLFLGLMYAVFHLTFTVGDPMMGWIEELFGWLGGTVESWWPVGSDSALRSLLLDGIICGVGGVVVFLPNILLLFLAIAILEDSGYMARTAFIMDRLMHKIGLHGKSFIPMLIGFGCTIPAIMATRTLENRRDRLTTMMVAPLMSCGARLPIYALIIPAFFPQMWHGAMLWTIYVIGILLAIVSAKLLRSTVFKGKSTPFVMELPPYRMPTLKGVLIHMWGRGWLYLKKAGTIILGVSIVLWALTSYPQKVVFDQDYEAASTQATTEYEVAVQMPNAEPEIAQAILDEKLESLAQVQQAEEMAYTVAGRIGHWLEPIISPMGFDWRIGTALIGSFAAKEVFVAQMGIVYAVGEADEESDALRGKLAANYSPLVAFCIMLFTLISAPCMATIAITKRESNSWKWALFQLGGLTALAWVVTVATFQLGSLFGIGI